From Desulfovibrio gilichinskyi:
CTTAATGTTAGGACGAACCTCAATTGGAGTTGGTAAGTGCAATTCTTGAACCTCTAGGATTGGTTGGTAGCATTCTTTTCCTGAAATAAACTCTTGAACGACTATTGGCTGAGATATCTCTTTGGAAATTGAATAGACATACTTTTCTAGTGAACTATCTACATATCTTACGGAGTTCTCTGTAACTCCCACTGAACAACATTCATAAGCGGATTTAACGATTATTTTCGTACCATCTTCGGGGTTAGAATTTGTCCTCCATCCAGATGCAAAGTGATATTCCCATAAGTTAGGGTGTGGTATGCCTGCAGCCTTAAGTATCTGTGTTTGAAAGAATCTATGCCAACTCATCACCATTCCTGACGCGGGTGTATTGCAGCAAGGTATTCCAGCAAACTTGCAATAACTTGGGATCATTACTCTTTTTGCAGGTCCAATTCCTCCAAGTCCAAGATAGAGCGCAATTTTGTATTCCCGAAAATTTTGATTTTTTAATCCAAGAACGGTGTCTTTCAAAAATTCAGCCTCAGACCGATATGTTTTTACATGAAATCCGAACTCAATTAACGCATTTTTGAATTCATCGATTTGAAAATCGTTGTAGCAACGTTCAGCAAAACTAACTTTCGTCAATGATTCGATGTCAGAGCAGTCTTTGATATGTGAAAAAATGAGTAAAACACTTATTTTTTCAGCAGACGCTTTTGTCTTATCGACCAACAACCGAAGCTCGTTAATATCCATCTATAATTCTCAGTTATCGATATGTCTCTACTAGCAAATGTTTTTTCTTGGATGCTTTAAAGTAAGGATACTGCGTTGCGATGAAAGGCTGACATGAGTGTATATTTCTGTAACAGCAAGTGAACTATGTCACAGTAATGTTTGTATGTTTCTTATGTCTACACCGTTTTCAAGAAGCATGGTCGCAATGGAATGTCTAAACATATGCGGTGTAATATGTTCGGTCACTCCTGCAATGGTACAATATTTATTGATTATTCTGCGGACCGATTGGTCTGAAAGGGGCAGACAGTCTCTATTTAGAAAAAATGATGCAGAATAAGGCAAGTATTCTTCATAAAGGTGAGCATACTCTTTTAAAATGGCTAATGATTTTTTTTCACATAGTGGTATTATTCTTTCTTTTTTTCCTTTTCCATGTATCTTAAGCACATTATTTGTTAAATCTATTTCATTAAATGTAATGTTGCATAGTTCAGATACTCTTATTCCTGTTGAGAATAAAAGTTCTATCACTGCTATGTCTCGTGTTGCTTCTCTGTATCCTCTACTTTCAGATAAATATTTATTTTTTTCCAAATATGCATATTTAATGATTCTATTTAGAGATGATTTTCGTATTGTTTTAGGTAAATCTTTTGACCTATTCAATTTTAAATGTATTTTTCTAAATGGAGTTGTATTAATAATATCTTCACGCTCAAGGAAAGTAAAAAAAGACTTAAGTGTTGCAATTTTTCTTTTAATACTTCTAGGTTTATATTTTGATGATAGGTATTTAATAAATTCTCTAAGAAATTCTTTATGTATGTCTTGAACACAACTATGATGTTTAGATGATCTATCTATAAATTGATCTAGGTCTTTTCCATATGCTTTTATAGTTAGCTTAGAAAGGTTTCTCTCTAGTTGGCAGTGTTGTAAGAACATTTCTATTGCGTAATTTAGTCTCATATATAGTATCTCCTTTAGTTTGGCGTAATGTATGCGACAAAATTAAGGAGTATACAATTCGTATATGTTTAATAATTTTGATTTTTAAAGTTGTTATGTCGAAGATTGGTTACTTAGTATGCTGTTGTTTTTTTGGCTGATATCCAAGCTGGGCGGCCTTTGCTATTTATTTCGACATGCAAGATACGTATTAAATTCTATTCCAGGCTCTGAAAAATCAATCTCGAGATCACGACTATACTTGCCCGTATTCTCATCTCTGAATGATGCCAGTCGTATTTTGTCACCTTCTTGCGTTTTAAAAAAGTAATGCAGACAGGGATATTCCCCCCAAATTTTGAATTGAAGTTCAGCTAAATCTTTTCCAGGTGGAGGTCTTTTTTTTTGTAATTTGATATAAGACTCGTTTGCGATATTGAGATTGGTCTTGCGCTGGCGGAGGGTGTTTTCCAAAATATTTTCTTTACTAATCATCCTTGTAGCTTTCGTCCTGAGTTACAACAGTTATTTGCATCAGTCCGTGGCCGGTGGAGTAGTTTCTGCCAATTTGGAAGAAGGGGGGGGCTGTTGTGATTAATTTAGATGAGTACTTTCCGGCAGTATCACCTTCTTTTGCTTTGTATGGAGGGCTTTCCAGCAGTTGACCGAAAAAGATGCTTTCTGCAGGAACCAATTCTTCGTACCAGAGGTTTTCAGATTTTTTTGTTACACTGAGTTTGTTATGAGCGTGGATTGCCATAGCGTTAGAAGCAAACCACTCGAATTTATTGTCAGATACTAGAGCCAGTCTAGGTGTTAAATGGGCTGGAACTCCATCTGTGGGCAGTGTGAGGGTTTTATGTTTTGCATTCAGTTTGATATCTTCAAGGTAGATTTTTGAAATGTCGCACAGTGTTTCTGAGATTATTATATCGTTTTCGCATTGTTCTTTAATGGCATAGGTAGAGAGTCCTTTTTTTTCTCTGGCATCATTGAACCTGCTTATCTGGAGAGGGCAGGTTATCAGGAAGAAAGTTCGCACGCTTAATCTGACTGGTAAGTACAGAATCTGGGCATCCACAAAGCCGAGTAGGCCAGAGTTATTTTTGCCCACTTCTTGTGAGTCCGAGCCGAATGCCGCTGCGACTTCGTCTTTCCATTCTTCAGTACGTTGGCAGATGTCACGCCAGACTCCTTTTAACGATGTGGCCGGGATAATCGGAAAATTGGTGAATTGTTCGCGGGCGACTGAAAAGTCAATGCCTTCTCCAGCTTCGATTGCTCCGCAGTGAAGGGGAGTCACACATCTGTATATGAGTATATTTGATTCGGTAAACATTGGTTACTACTGTTTATATGACTAAGATTACCTGTGAAATAAAGGCCTAAGCTTTGTGCAAAGTATTAGCGTAAATTGATAGTAGTTATCCTGCATTGAAAAAACAAGTTCTTCTCCGCAATCTTCACATATGACTAATTCATGACCGCCCTTGATTGCCAATGCAGGGTTCTCAAGTGTGTTGCTCTGTTCATCTTTTTTCATAATATTCTCTCTTATGTTTAAGCGGCCCCCCTCAGATCCCGCTTGTTAAATTACATTGCCATTGCCGAAGCTAATGATTTATTCTGGATATTTTTTTTAGTTGTTTTGAGTATTCCGGATAGTTGTTCCTTTACCGCATCCAAACCGCGCGATTTATGCAGATCATTAAAGTCAGTTAGCTTTTGGCTGCGCTCCTGCTCCGAGAACTTTGGAATCAAGACGATCCCGTCTACGCCTTTTGCTGCGGCTTCAGCTTTTTTCACACCTACATTTTCCATAAGATGGTAATCATTGTCCGCCATGAGCATGATTTTGCTTTGCGGGTACTTCTCATGCAGTGCTTTTGCGACTGGCTCAAGATTTGAGGCATCAAAGGCGGAAGCTACTGGATAACCAGTTGCCATGTGAACGCTGGCGGCGGTGGCATAGCCTTCGGCGATGAGAATTGGACTACCATTTTTGAGCTTATTTTCTGGATCAATGATATGGAATGTTCCGGCTTTCTGAGCATTCTTTTCAAAGAATTTACCGCTCGGTGAGATCGTTTGAAGAGTGCGGATATTTCCCTCCGTATCTTTGCCGGGAATAACTAGATTGCCAAACTTGTCCTCTTTGAGTCCGTATCCCAGAACTCCTTTTTTGCTGAGGTAAGGATGCTGCTTATTTGCCGATTTAATAATTCCATCCCATTTCTCTTTTGAAAGAGCGGCAGCGTTTGTATACTGTTCCTTAATTGCTTTTTCCCTTTCCAGCCTTGTCTGGGCGGCTTGAGCCTTTAACTCTGTTTTTTGTTGATCGGTAAGAGTATGACCTTCAGCTTTCCAGTTCGCTTTGAGACCGGTTTTGTGGTTCTGGATGACCGGCAGGGTGGCCGTCAAGATATCCTTTGTAGGTTCCATCCTTAGAGTTGGGTTTTCCGTCAAAGTCCAGAGTATAGTTCTTTGTTTTATCCGCACTCTGGCAGGCCAGGACAATTTCAAAGGGATCTTTTTCAAGGACTTTAACCCTGTTCTCCACGTAACTGAGGTGCTGATCCGGATCATGGCCCAGCCCAAGCTCTGAGCTGAGCATCCAGCTAGAGATTTCAGCGCGTAACTCTTCCTTGGCATATATTTCTGATCCGAAAGGACCGAATTCACGGTCCAGCCTTGATTCATGGCCTGTCCAGTGTCCGAGTTCGTGCAAGGCTGTGCTGTAATACTTATCAGAGCTTTCAAAGGCCGAATGCGGCGGGAGGTGAATATCATCGGTTGATAGCCGATAAAAGGCCCGGTTGCGCTGATCATGAGTTATGCTCGCACCGGATTTTTTCATAATGGATTCAGCTCGTTCGTCCGGATTCCATGATATTTCTCGGCCTTCCCATTCTGGTATTCCGTCAATCTGGCTGGCGTGGAATACATTGGAAAAGCGCAATATCGGTTTTGACAATTGAACTTGTTCAGTCTGTACTTTTCCTTCTTCATCACGAACTGGCTTATTTTTCTCATCTTTAACCACATTAATCTGTGACATTTGCCAGAAGACAATAGTCCGAGATTTGGAACCCTTGCTAACCTGCCAGCCCTGAGATTCCGCTTGTTTGTAGGTCATGAATCTAGGGTCGTTCAGTCCGTCTGTTCCAAGCATGACTTGATTAATGCCACGATAGACGGTTCCGGAAACAGGGTTGAAGGCCGGCTGATACTCGCCCGGTTTCCACGGTCGTTGCCAAGGTGCAGTGCCTTCTTTTAATTTCTCAATGATATCTTCGGCGAATTTTTGATAGTATGGTGTTTTAGAGTTTGCCATGGTTTTAATCCTCCGGTTCAGGGGCTTTTTCAGCGTCAAACGGATCAAAAGAAGCGTCTTCGGCTTCTTCAAGGGAAATAGAGTTTTCCTCAAAAGCTCCCATATGTTCCGCTAATTCCTGATCAATTTCGATAGCCGCACCTGGATTTTCCGATAAAT
This genomic window contains:
- a CDS encoding tyrosine-type recombinase/integrase; protein product: MRLNYAIEMFLQHCQLERNLSKLTIKAYGKDLDQFIDRSSKHHSCVQDIHKEFLREFIKYLSSKYKPRSIKRKIATLKSFFTFLEREDIINTTPFRKIHLKLNRSKDLPKTIRKSSLNRIIKYAYLEKNKYLSESRGYREATRDIAVIELLFSTGIRVSELCNITFNEIDLTNNVLKIHGKGKKERIIPLCEKKSLAILKEYAHLYEEYLPYSASFFLNRDCLPLSDQSVRRIINKYCTIAGVTEHITPHMFRHSIATMLLENGVDIRNIQTLL
- the cmr4 gene encoding type III-B CRISPR module RAMP protein Cmr4, with the protein product MFTESNILIYRCVTPLHCGAIEAGEGIDFSVAREQFTNFPIIPATSLKGVWRDICQRTEEWKDEVAAAFGSDSQEVGKNNSGLLGFVDAQILYLPVRLSVRTFFLITCPLQISRFNDAREKKGLSTYAIKEQCENDIIISETLCDISKIYLEDIKLNAKHKTLTLPTDGVPAHLTPRLALVSDNKFEWFASNAMAIHAHNKLSVTKKSENLWYEELVPAESIFFGQLLESPPYKAKEGDTAGKYSSKLITTAPPFFQIGRNYSTGHGLMQITVVTQDESYKDD
- a CDS encoding toprim domain-containing protein encodes the protein MEPTKDILTATLPVIQNHKTGLKANWKAEGHTLTDQQKTELKAQAAQTRLEREKAIKEQYTNAAALSKEKWDGIIKSANKQHPYLSKKGVLGYGLKEDKFGNLVIPGKDTEGNIRTLQTISPSGKFFEKNAQKAGTFHIIDPENKLKNGSPILIAEGYATAASVHMATGYPVASAFDASNLEPVAKALHEKYPQSKIMLMADNDYHLMENVGVKKAEAAAKGVDGIVLIPKFSEQERSQKLTDFNDLHKSRGLDAVKEQLSGILKTTKKNIQNKSLASAMAM
- a CDS encoding ArdC family protein encodes the protein MANSKTPYYQKFAEDIIEKLKEGTAPWQRPWKPGEYQPAFNPVSGTVYRGINQVMLGTDGLNDPRFMTYKQAESQGWQVSKGSKSRTIVFWQMSQINVVKDEKNKPVRDEEGKVQTEQVQLSKPILRFSNVFHASQIDGIPEWEGREISWNPDERAESIMKKSGASITHDQRNRAFYRLSTDDIHLPPHSAFESSDKYYSTALHELGHWTGHESRLDREFGPFGSEIYAKEELRAEISSWMLSSELGLGHDPDQHLSYVENRVKVLEKDPFEIVLACQSADKTKNYTLDFDGKPNSKDGTYKGYLDGHPAGHPEPQNRSQSELES